GCCCCAAACATCTTCTGTAAAGCTTCTCATAGATTTTATCAATATTATTTTGCACTCCTCTTCTACATCTAATATGGATCTCTATATCATTAATGTGCTCTATAGTACTATGTTCACAATCACTATCTATATTAATCTCTATACTATCTATATTATCTAGTGAATCTAGTGATAATAGATTGTTTATCTCAATACCATTGATTATCTCTATGTTTAGTTCATCTATTGCTATCTCTATTGCATCTTCTATAACTAGTAAAAGTTTGAAGATTTTTGCAATATGTTTTGTTTCTTCATTCTCTATTAGATCACTATACCTAGGTATTACCATTATCAACATCTTAAAACTTTATAAAGGTATTAAACCATGCTTCCTGGGAGGAGGTCTTATTCTTATCTCTCTCTTAGTCATTAGAAATTCTAGTGCTTTAATAAGTATTGGTCTTGTATGACTGGGCTCAATTATAGCGTCTATATATCCACGTGAAGCTGCATAGTATGGTGTTGCAATTCTCTCTCTATACTCCTCTGCTAATTTCTTTAAGAGTTCTTCCCTCTTAACAGGATCTTCTATTGATTGCAACTTTTTACGCCATATAACTTCAGCTGCTGCTTCAGGACCCATAACAGCTATTTCAGCTGTAGGCCATGCCACAACAAAATCTGCTCCCAGATGCCTCGATCCTAGTGCTATATATGCACCTCCATATGCCTTTCTAACAATTACTGTTATCTTAGGTACTGTCGCTTCACTATATGCATAGATAATCTTAGCACCATGTCTTATTATCCCTCTATGCTCTTGGAAGGTTCCAGGTACAAATCCTGGTACATCGACAAAGGTTATTATTGGAATATTAAATGCATCACAGAATCTCACGAATCTAGCGATTTTATCAGAAGAGTCTATATCTAGAGCACCCATATAGTATAGAGGTTGGTTTGCTACAATACCTATAGAGTATCCATTTAGTCTTGCAAATCCTACAATAGCATTCTTAGCAAAGTCTCTATGAACTTCAAAGAAAGTATTCCTATCTACTACTCTCTCTATTATCTCATACATATTATACGGCTTAGAAGAGTCCTCCGGTACAACATTATTTAGTGCAGTATCTATTCTCTCAGGATCATCCATTGGTTGAACTCTTGGTGGAAGTTCCATGCTGTTAGACGGTAGATAGGATAGAAGTTTTTTCACAATCTCTATCGCCTCCTTCTCATTACTCGCAACAAAATGAGCTACCCCACTCTTCGACGCATGTACCTCTGGACCTCCAAGCTCCATCTCAGTTACTTCTTCACCTATAGCAGCTTTTACAACTCTTGGCCCAGTTATAAACATGTAGGAGATTTTATCAACCATTATTATAAAGTCCATTAATGCTGGTGAGTATACTGCTCCCCCTGCGCAAGGACCCATTATAACTGCTATTTGTGGTATAGCTCCAGATGCAGCAACATTCATATAAAAAATCTCTCCATATCCCCTGAGAGAATCTACACCTTCTTGAATCCTTGCACCTCCAGAATCATTGAGAAATACTACCGGAACACCTACGGATAGAGCATACTGCATTGCCTTTACAATTTTTGCTGCATGCATTTCACCAACAGATCCTCCCATAAAGGTGAAGTCCTGTGCTATAGCAACTATATTCCTACCATCAACTTTTCCAAATGCTGTTACGACACCATCGCCATAAGCCTTCCTCTCACTCATATCAAACTCTGTAGCTCTATGTGTAACAAACATATCTATCTCAATAAATCTGCCTCCATCAAACAAAAGCTCGAGTCTTTCACGTGCAGTTAGCTTTCCTGCTGCATGCTGTTTATTTATAGCTTCTACTCCACCACCAAGTTTTGCTATTTCCATCATCTCCCTTAACTTTCTTATCTCACTTCTCTCATAACCAGATAGATCAGACATATATCCGTACCCATTGAATATTCATTAAAATCTTGATTAATTGGTTATTATATTTGATAGTAGTTGAAGGGGTTATAAATCACTAACGCTTTATATCGTATTGAGTAATTAATAGCAACCCTTATTTATCTCAGAGAAAAATTAGGATGTAAAAGGTTAGCATTAATGCCTCAGAAGATTGTAGTAGAATTCAAGAATCAGCGATATGAAGTGGAAATACTTGAGGAAAAAGAGGGTGTGATTAGGGTTAGAGTTGGAGATAGAGAATACATTGTATATCTACCACAGGAATCTACAGGATATAGATCATATCAACTGCTTATGGAAAAAGGTAGAGCTATAGAGAGCGCCAATAGACAGGCTGTTGAGGAGGAGCTGATACAGAGAAAAGAGGATAGATATATATATTCTGAGATCCCAGGGAGAATAGTTAAGTATATGGTTAATGAAGGGGATTATATAAGGGAGGGAGATGTAATAGCGATTATTGAGTCTATGAAGATGGAAATAGAACTTCGAAGTAATAAGAGTGGGAGGATTAAAAAAATTCTTATTCCGAAGGGTTCCTTTGTTAACATTGGTCAACCATTGATTGAGCTTGGGTAAATACTACTTCTTCTTTTTCTCTTCTTTCTTCTCAGCTTTCTTTTCCTCCTTCTTCTCAGGCTTCTTCGACATTTCTATGTCACCAAGCATAATATGGTTAACTGTATAGAACTAAAACATTTGTTCAACAGACTATTAATACATATTAATAATTAGGATACTATTTCATGATCTATGCCACTATATAACATATAGATAGAGTAAG
Above is a genomic segment from Ignisphaera aggregans DSM 17230 containing:
- a CDS encoding carboxyl transferase (COGs: COG4799 Acetyl-CoA carboxylase carboxyltransferase component (subunits alpha and beta)~InterPro IPR000438:IPR000022:IPR011762:IPR011763~KEGG: tpe:Tpen_0156 carboxyl transferase~PFAM: carboxyl transferase~SPTR: A1RWI6 Carboxyl transferase~PFAM: Carboxyl transferase domain), producing MSDLSGYERSEIRKLREMMEIAKLGGGVEAINKQHAAGKLTARERLELLFDGGRFIEIDMFVTHRATEFDMSERKAYGDGVVTAFGKVDGRNIVAIAQDFTFMGGSVGEMHAAKIVKAMQYALSVGVPVVFLNDSGGARIQEGVDSLRGYGEIFYMNVAASGAIPQIAVIMGPCAGGAVYSPALMDFIIMVDKISYMFITGPRVVKAAIGEEVTEMELGGPEVHASKSGVAHFVASNEKEAIEIVKKLLSYLPSNSMELPPRVQPMDDPERIDTALNNVVPEDSSKPYNMYEIIERVVDRNTFFEVHRDFAKNAIVGFARLNGYSIGIVANQPLYYMGALDIDSSDKIARFVRFCDAFNIPIITFVDVPGFVPGTFQEHRGIIRHGAKIIYAYSEATVPKITVIVRKAYGGAYIALGSRHLGADFVVAWPTAEIAVMGPEAAAEVIWRKKLQSIEDPVKREELLKKLAEEYRERIATPYYAASRGYIDAIIEPSHTRPILIKALEFLMTKREIRIRPPPRKHGLIPL
- a CDS encoding biotin/lipoyl attachment domain-containing protein (COGs: COG0511 Biotin carboxyl carrier protein~InterPro IPR000089~KEGG: ton:TON_0039 putative acetyl-CoA carboxylase biotin carboxyl carrier protein subunit~PFAM: biotin/lipoyl attachment domain-containing protein~SPTR: A7A9G2 Putative uncharacterized protein~PFAM: Biotin-requiring enzyme), whose protein sequence is MPQKIVVEFKNQRYEVEILEEKEGVIRVRVGDREYIVYLPQESTGYRSYQLLMEKGRAIESANRQAVEEELIQRKEDRYIYSEIPGRIVKYMVNEGDYIREGDVIAIIESMKMEIELRSNKSGRIKKILIPKGSFVNIGQPLIELG